Below is a genomic region from Actinomadura sp. NAK00032.
GCGATCATGTACCCGGAGAAGCTGTCCGAGCGCGTCGACCACGAGGGCGAGCTCGCCGTCGTCATCGGCCGCCTGTGCCGCGAGGTGCCCGCCGCCCGCGCCGCCGAGGTCATCCTCGGCTACACCTGCGCCAACGACGTCACCGCCCGCGACCTCCAGCAGCGGGACGGGCAGTGGACGCGGGCCAAGGGCTTCGACACGTTCTGCCCCATCGGCCCCTGGATCGAGACCGAGATCGACCCCGCCGACCTGGCCATCACCACGTCCGTCAACGGCGAGGTCCGCCAGGACGCCCGGACGTCCCTGCTGCTGCACGGCATCCCGGCCCTCGTCGAGTACGTCAGCCAGGTCATGACGCTCCTGCCCGGCGACGTCATCCTCACCGGCACCCCCGCCGGCGTCGGCCCGATGGGGATCGGGGACGAGGTGACCGTCACCATCGAGGGCATCGGCAGCCTCACCAACCGCGTCGTCTCCCGCGACTAGCCATGGCGTTCGGCGGCTTCACCGACGAGGCGTTCGCGTTCTACGAGGGCTTGCAGAGCGACAACAGCAAGCCCTACTGGACGTCCCACAAGGCGACCTACGAGCGCCATGTTCGCGAACCGCTGGCCGAGCTGTGCGCCGAGCTCGAAGAGGAGTTCGGCGCGGTCAAGCTCTTCCGGCCGTACCGGGACGTCCGCTTCAGCAAGGACAAGACGCCCTACAAGACGCACCAGGGCGGCCACACCTCCGAGGGGTTCTACATCCAGGTCGACGCCGACGGCCTGATGGTCGCGGGCGGGATGTACGCGCCCACCCCCGAGCAGCTCCGCCGCTACCGCGAAGCCGTCGCGTCCGACACCTTCGGCGGCGAGCTCCAGGCCATCGTGGACGACCTCCGCGCCGCCGGCCTGGAGATCGCCGGCGACCGGCTCAAGACCCGCCCCCGCGGCACGCCCCCCGACCACCCGCGCCTCGAACTCCTGCGGCACCGCTCCCTCTACGCCCACACGGGCTGGCCCGCCGACCCCTGGGCGGCGGACCCCGGCGAGGTCCGCACGCGGGTACGGACCACCTGGCGGCGCCTGCGCCCCCTCGTGGACTGGGGCCGGCGGCACATCGGGCCGCCCGACTTCACCCGCTGAGACCCGCCCCGCCAATCGTTTTGGCGGTTCTCCCAAGACCCTGTATTCTCATCGAGGCGCGAGCGACCAGCCGGAAACGGAACGGAAGCTCGTACCTCACTGGGGTATGGTGTAATCGGCAGCACGAGTGATTCTGGTTCACTTAGTCTAGGTTCGAGTCCTGGTACCCCAGCTGCGTCCGTCCTGCAGGCGGACACACGCCCCCGTCGTCTA
It encodes:
- a CDS encoding fumarylacetoacetate hydrolase family protein, coding for MRIARFSIDEGVSFGVVEENTVAAIAAHPFGEPTFTGQRLPLADVRLLAPILPSKIIAIGKNYADHVREMGGAEPPAEPVIFSKPSTAVIGPGEAIMYPEKLSERVDHEGELAVVIGRLCREVPAARAAEVILGYTCANDVTARDLQQRDGQWTRAKGFDTFCPIGPWIETEIDPADLAITTSVNGEVRQDARTSLLLHGIPALVEYVSQVMTLLPGDVILTGTPAGVGPMGIGDEVTVTIEGIGSLTNRVVSRD
- a CDS encoding DUF2461 domain-containing protein, yielding MAFGGFTDEAFAFYEGLQSDNSKPYWTSHKATYERHVREPLAELCAELEEEFGAVKLFRPYRDVRFSKDKTPYKTHQGGHTSEGFYIQVDADGLMVAGGMYAPTPEQLRRYREAVASDTFGGELQAIVDDLRAAGLEIAGDRLKTRPRGTPPDHPRLELLRHRSLYAHTGWPADPWAADPGEVRTRVRTTWRRLRPLVDWGRRHIGPPDFTR